One genomic region from Thermoleptolyngbya sichuanensis A183 encodes:
- a CDS encoding DUF3493 domain-containing protein, with the protein MTDRLRERGEKLKERDPEAYARLVAESKAPYRGLRQFVYLAFGASGLIGAFIFATQFAAGRGDSDTLPNLALQLGLVALMVWLFRLEQKAAARRRG; encoded by the coding sequence ATGACAGATCGGTTGCGGGAGCGGGGCGAGAAGCTGAAAGAGCGTGATCCAGAAGCCTATGCTCGGCTAGTAGCAGAATCAAAAGCACCCTATCGTGGGCTGCGACAGTTTGTCTATCTGGCGTTTGGCGCGTCCGGGCTAATTGGCGCGTTCATTTTTGCCACGCAGTTTGCAGCCGGGCGGGGAGACAGCGACACACTGCCTAATCTGGCGCTGCAATTGGGACTGGTGGCGCTGATGGTGTGGCTCTTTCGGCTGGAACAGAAGGCTGCCGCTCGTCGGCGGGGATAA
- a CDS encoding serine/threonine-protein kinase, translating into MSYCLNPACPKPENLTHTELCQACGSKLLLRDRYRVVQSLGHGGFGATFLAKDESLPGSPHCVIKQLRPVASSPHVLQMARELFRREAKTLGKIGNHPQVPRLLDYFEANQEFYLIQEYISGSTLQQEVKQNGPFSEAGVKQFLSEVLPMLQYVHSQQVIHRDIKPANLIRRTQDKKLVLIDFGAVKDQVNPVRAGATEQTALTAYAIGTPGYAPPEQMAMRPVYASDIYALGVTCIYLLTGKAPKDMDYDPTTGEILWREQVHISEHFAGVLQKMLEVSVRHRYQNAGEVLRALDLEPYLDSLAQSMVKPVRPSARQPEVSPHHYIPSGDLSGDLFPSSPSARMAAAIRARQSKSGGDSGGSPYTGGHRRTAIQKPVSVTTIERGRGASGGSSGSSGGHLALMPKLRADELLNDYAKGKRDFTSRDLSQLNLSKVALTGANFHQSKLHKANLQGANLFNTDFGRASLNQAILKNANLARAYLSHADLQGADLRGADLSYAYLSNANLRGANLCGADLTGAKISDEQLALARTNWATVHPSGKRGLW; encoded by the coding sequence ATGAGCTACTGCTTAAATCCTGCCTGTCCAAAACCAGAGAATCTGACTCATACTGAGCTGTGTCAGGCCTGTGGCTCCAAGCTGCTGTTGCGCGATCGCTATCGGGTAGTGCAGTCCCTGGGGCATGGCGGGTTTGGAGCCACGTTTCTGGCCAAGGATGAATCACTTCCCGGTAGTCCCCATTGCGTGATCAAGCAGCTTCGTCCTGTTGCCTCCTCGCCCCATGTGTTACAAATGGCACGGGAGCTGTTCCGCCGAGAAGCCAAAACACTAGGTAAAATCGGTAACCACCCCCAAGTGCCTCGACTGCTCGACTATTTCGAGGCGAACCAGGAGTTTTACCTAATCCAGGAATATATCAGCGGCTCCACCCTCCAGCAAGAAGTGAAGCAAAATGGCCCCTTCAGCGAAGCGGGGGTCAAGCAGTTTCTCAGCGAAGTGCTGCCGATGTTGCAGTACGTGCATTCCCAGCAGGTGATTCATCGCGACATCAAGCCTGCCAACCTGATTCGTCGCACTCAAGATAAAAAGCTGGTGCTGATCGACTTCGGCGCGGTAAAAGATCAGGTCAACCCTGTGCGGGCCGGCGCAACGGAGCAGACTGCCCTGACGGCCTACGCCATCGGCACTCCCGGCTATGCCCCGCCAGAGCAAATGGCGATGCGTCCGGTCTATGCCAGCGATATCTACGCGCTGGGCGTGACCTGCATTTACCTGCTGACGGGCAAAGCGCCGAAGGATATGGACTATGACCCGACCACCGGCGAAATTCTATGGCGCGAACAGGTTCACATCAGCGAACACTTTGCGGGCGTATTGCAAAAGATGCTGGAGGTTTCCGTTCGCCATCGCTATCAGAACGCAGGAGAAGTGCTGCGGGCGCTGGATCTAGAGCCATACCTCGACAGCCTAGCCCAGAGCATGGTCAAGCCTGTACGGCCTTCTGCCCGTCAGCCTGAGGTTTCGCCCCATCATTACATACCCTCTGGTGACCTCAGCGGCGACCTCTTCCCCTCTTCGCCTTCTGCCCGTATGGCGGCCGCGATTCGCGCACGGCAATCCAAGTCCGGCGGAGATTCTGGCGGTTCGCCCTACACGGGTGGTCATCGCCGCACCGCCATCCAAAAGCCTGTCTCCGTCACCACGATCGAGCGAGGTCGGGGCGCATCGGGCGGCAGCAGCGGCAGCTCTGGCGGACATCTAGCGCTGATGCCCAAACTGCGAGCGGATGAGTTGCTGAACGACTACGCCAAGGGTAAGCGCGACTTTACCTCCCGCGACCTGAGCCAGTTGAACCTGTCTAAGGTCGCGCTGACGGGGGCAAACTTTCACCAGTCCAAACTGCATAAGGCGAACCTCCAGGGCGCAAACCTGTTTAACACGGATTTTGGTCGAGCCAGTCTGAATCAGGCGATTCTGAAAAACGCAAACTTGGCGCGGGCCTATCTTAGCCATGCGGATTTGCAGGGAGCAGATCTGCGGGGGGCAGACCTGAGCTATGCCTATCTGAGCAACGCCAACCTGCGGGGGGCGAACCTTTGCGGCGCGGACCTGACCGGAGCCAAGATTAGCGACGAACAACTGGCGCTGGCGCGAACCAACTGGGCGACAGTTCACCCCAGCGGCAAACGAGGGCTATGGTAG